A single window of Alosa alosa isolate M-15738 ecotype Scorff River chromosome 11, AALO_Geno_1.1, whole genome shotgun sequence DNA harbors:
- the cnot1 gene encoding CCR4-NOT transcription complex subunit 1 isoform X9 has product MNLDSLSLALSQISYLVDNLTKKNYRASQQEIQHIVNRHGPEADRHLLRCLFSHVDFSGDGKSSGKDFHQTQFLIQECVCLITKPNFISTLCYAIDNPLHYQKSLKPSSHLFTQLSKVLKLTKVQEVIFGLALLNSSSSDLRGFAAQFVKQKLPDLLRSYVDADLGGNQEGGFQDIAIEVLHLLLSHLLFGQKGFSGVGQEQIDVFLKTLCRDFPQERCPVVLAPLLYPEKRDILMDRILPDSGELTKTMMESSLAEFMQEVGYGFCASVDECRNIILQYGVREVTASQVARVLGMMARTHSGLSDGIPLQSISTPGSGIWSDGKDKSDGSQAHTWNVEVLIDVVKEVNPNLNFKEVTYELDHPGFMIRDSKGLQIVVYGIQRGLGMEVFPVDLIYRPWKHAEGQLSFIQHSLMNPDVFCFADYPCHTVAIDILKAPPEDDNREIATWKSLDLVESLLRLSEVGQYDQVKQLFSFPIKHCPDMLVLALLQISTSWHTLRHELISTLMPIFLGNHPNSAIILHYAWHGQGQSPSIRQLIMHSMAEWYMRGEQYDQAKLSRILDVAQDLKSLSMLLNGTPFAFVIDLAALASRREYLKLDKWLTDKIREHGEPFIQACVTFLKRRCPSIMGGLAPDKDQPKSAQLPPETLATMLACLQSCAGSVSQELSETILTMVANCSNVMNKARQPPPGVMPKGRAPSTSSLDAISPVQNIEISMTGLNLGPSATSHTPSMPGFPTPLGGSAFSNPQSPAKGFPSLNPNPSATFGIGGLSTQQLPAPLGIGSTLGMPAVNSDPFGTRKSTPGLNPPTFQQTDLSQVWPEANQHFSKEIDDEANSYFQRIYNHPPHPTMSVDEVLEMLQRFKDSSIKREREVFNCMLRNLFEEYRFFPQYPDKELHITACLFGGIIEKGLVTYMALGLALRYVLEALRKPFGSKMYYFGIAALDRFKNRLKDYPQYCQHLASIAHFLQFPHHLQECVQYIEYGQQSRDPPVKMQGTITTPGSVALAQAQSQAPKAPQAGQASTLVTTATTTTTAAKTTTITRPTAVNFKKDVPPSINTTNIDTLLVATDQTERIVEPPENVQEKIAFIFNNLSQSNMSQKVEELKETVKEEFMPWVSQYLVMKRVSIEPNFHSLYSNFLDTLKNPEFVKMVLNETYRNIKVLLTSDKAAANFSDRSLLKNLGHWLGMITLAKNKPILYQDLELKSLLLEAYVKGQQELLYVVPFVAKVLESSLRSVVFRPLNPWTMAIMNVLAELHQEHDLKLNLKFEIEVLCKNLSLDINDLKPGNLLKDKDTLKNLEEQLSAPKKETKPPEEMLPVGGTTESLLFAAAPSAPATTTACTATGPPTPQFSYHDINVYALAGLAPHINININIPLLQAHPQLKQCVRQSIERAVQELVHPVVDRSIKIAMTTCEQIVRKDFALDSEESRMRVAAHHMMRNLTAGMAMITCREPLLMSIATNLKNSFAAALRAPTPQQREMMEEAAARIAQDNCELACCFIQKTAVEKAGPEMDKRLATEFELRKHARQEGRRYCDPVVLTYQAERMPEQIRLKVGGVDPKQLAVYEEFARNVPGFLPSNDLSQPTGFLAQPMKQQAWATDDVAQIYDKCIADLEQHLHAIPPALAMNPQTQALRSLLEAVVLARNSRDGIAALGLLQKAVEGLLDATSGADPDLLLRYRECHLLVLKALQDGRAYGPQWCNKQITRCLIECRDEYKYNVEAVELLIRNHLVNMQQYDLHLAQSMENGLHYMAVAFAMQLVKLLLVDERSVSHITEADLFHTIETLMRTSAHSRANAPEGLPQLMDVVRSNYEAMIDRAHGGPNFMMHSGISQASEYDDPPGLREKAEYLLREWVNLYHSAAAGRDSTKAFSAFVGQMHQQGILKTDDLITRFFRLCTEMCVEISYRAQAEQQHNPAASAAIIRAKCYHNLDAFVRLIALLVKHSGEATNTVTKINLLNKVLGIVVGVLIQDHDVRQTEFQQLPYHRIFIMLLLELNAPEHVLETINFQTLTAFCNTFHILRPTKAPGFVYAWLELISHRIFIARMLAHTPQQKGWPMYAQLLIDLFKYLAPFLRNVELNKPMQILYKGTLRVLLVLLHDFPEFLCDYHYGFCDVIPPNCIQLRNLILSAFPRNMRLPDPFTPNLKVDMLSEINIAPRILTNFTGVMPSQFKKDLDSYLKTRSPVTFLSELRSNLQVSNEPGNRYNIQLINALVLYVGTQAIAHIHNKGSTPSMSTITHSAHMDIFQNLAVDLDTEGRYLFLNAIANQLRYPNSHTHYFSCTMLYLFAEANTEAIQEQITRVLLERLIVNRPHPWGLLITFIELIKNPAFKFWSHDFVHCAPEIEKLFQSVAQCCMGQKQAQQVMEGTGAS; this is encoded by the exons ATTTTCCGCAGGAGCGCTGTCCTGTGGTGCTCGCACCACTTCTGTACCCTGAGAAACGGGACATTCTCATGGATAGGATCTTGCCAGACTCTGGAGAGTTAACCAAGACCATGATGGAAAGTTCGCTTGCTGAGTTTATGCAGGAAGTTGGTTATGGCTTCTGTGCAAG TGTCGATGAATGCCGAAACATTATCCTGCAATATGGAGTGAGGGAGGTCACTGCAAGTCAGGTGGCCAGAGTGCTGGGCATGATGGCCCGCACACATTCTGGTCTATCTGATGGGATTCCTCTACAG TCCATTTCCACACCTGGTAGTGGCATATGGAGCGATGGGAAGGACAAGAGCGACGGCTCTCAGGCTCACACTTGGAATGTTGAAGTTCTGATAGATGTTGTCAAGGAAGTT AATCCTAATTTGAACTTCAAAGAGGTGACGTATGAGCTGGACCACCCTGGGTTTATGATCCGGGACAGCAAGGGATTACAGATTGTGGTCTATGGGATTCAGAGGGGACTTGGCATGGAGGTCTTCCCTGTGGATCTCATTTATAGACCCTGGAAGCATGCAGAAGGGCAG TTGTCATTCATCCAGCACTCCTTGATGAATCCTGATGTGTTCTGCTTTGCTGATTATCCCTGTCACACCGTCGCCATTGACATCTTGAAGGCTCCCCCTGAAGACGATAACCGGGAGATAGCTACCTG GAAAAGTCTGGACCTGGTGGAGAGTCTCCTGCGACTGTCTGAGGTGGGCCAGTATGACCAGGTGAAGCAGCTCTTCAGCTTTCCCATCAAGCACTGCCCAGACATGCTGGTGCTTGCCCTGCTGCAGATCAGCACGTCCTGGCACACGCTGCGGCATGAGCTCATCTCCACCCTCATGCCCATCTTCCTGGGAAACCATCCCAACTCTGCCATCATCCTGCACTACGCCTGGCATGGACAG GGCCAGTCCCCTTCTATCCGCCAGCTCATCATGCACTCAATGGCAGAGTGGTACATGAGAGGGGAGCAGTATGACCAAGCCAAGCTTTCACGCATATTAGATGTGGCTCAGGACTTAAAG TCTCTCTCCATGCTGCTAAATGGTACTCCATTTGCCTTTGTAATTGACCTTGCTGCACTTGCCTCTCGCCGTGAATACCTCAAACTTGACAAATGGCTGACCGATAAAATCCGAGAGCACGGG gaGCCCTTCATCCAAGCCTGTGTGACATTTCTAAAGAGACGCTGCCCCTCCATCATGGGGGGTCTAGCACCTGACAAGGACCAGCCCAAAAGTGCTCAGCTTCCTCCTGAAACACTGGCTACCATGTTGGCGTGTCTGCAGTCTTGTGCTGG CAGTGTGTCCCAGGAGCTTTCTGAAACCATTCTGACCATGGTGGCTAACTGTAGTAATGTAATGAACAAAGCACGCCAGCCACCACCCGGAGTTATGCCAAAGGGCCGCGCTCCAAGCACCAGCAGTCTAGATGCCATCTCTCCAGTCCAG AATATAGAAATTTCCATGACCGGCCTGAATCTGGGCCCATCAGCCACCTCCCACACCCCGAGCATGCCAGGCTTCCCCACCCCACTGGGGGGCTCTGCTTTCAGCAACCCCCAGTCTCCAGCCAAGGGCTTTCCTTCTCTCAACCCAAACCCCAGTGCCACTTTTGGAATAGGTGGTCTCTCCACACAACAACTTCCAG CTCCACTTGGTATTGGCTCTACACTTGGGATGCCAGCAGTCAACAGTGACCCATTTGGCACTAGGAAGAGCACCCCGGGTCTGAACCCACCCACCTTTCAACAGA CTGACCTATCTCAGGTTTGGCCTGAGGCTAACCAGCACTTTAGCAAGGAAATTGATGATGAGGCCAACAGCTACTTCCAGCGCATCTATAACcatcccccacaccccaccatGTCTGTTGATGAG GTGTTGGAGATGCTGCAGAGGTTTAAGGACTCCAGTATCAAACGTGAGCGTGAAGTGTTCAACTGTATGCTGAGGAACCTGTTTGAGGAGTATCGCTTCTTCCCACAGTACCCAGACAAAGAGTTGCACATCACAGCTTGTCTGTTTGGGGGCATCATTGAGAAGGGCCTAGTCACATACATGGCTCTGGGGCTGGCACTGAGATATGTTCTTGAAGCCTTAAGAAAACCCTTTGGATCCAAAATGTATTACTTTGGGATTGCTGCACTAGATAGGTTTAAAAATAG GCTAAAGGATTATCCACAGTATTGTCAGCACTTGGCATCCATAGCTCATTTTCTCCAATTCCCCCATCATTTACAAGAG TGTGTGCAGTATATCGAGTATGGACAGCAGTCACGGGACCCCCCTGTGAAGATGCAGGGCACCATCACCACACCAGGCAGTGTAGCGCTGGCTCAGGCCCAGTCCCAGGCCCCCAAAGCACCTCAGGCTGGGCAGGCCAGCACCCTTGTCACcactgctaccaccaccaccaccgctgccaaaaccaccaccatcaccaggCCCACTGCTGTCAACTTTAAGAAAGATGTGCCA cCCTCTATAAATACAACAAACATTGACACACTGCTGGTGGCCACTGATCAAACAGAGAGGATTGTAGAGCCACCTGAGAATGTGCAAGAGAAAATTGCCTTCATCTTCAACAACCTCTCTCAATCCAACATGTCCCAAAAG GTTGAGGAGCTAAAGGAGACCGTAAAGGAGGAGTTCATGCCCTGGGTATCTCAGTACCTAGTCATGAAGAGGGTCAGCATTGAGCCAAATTTCCACAGCTTGTATTCTAACTTCCTGGATACACTGAAGAACCCAGAGTTTGTGAAGATGGTTCTGAATGAGACTTACCGGAACATCAAG GTCCTTCTTACCTCTGACAAGGCAGCTGCTAACTTTTCTGATCGCTCCCTGCTGAAGAACTTGGGACACTGGCTGGGGATGATTACTCTTGCAAAAAACAAGCCCATCTTATATCAG GATCTGGAATTGAAATCACTGCTGCTTGAGGCCTATGTCAAAGGCCAGCAGGAGCTGCTGTATGTGGTACCATTTGTTGCCAAAGTCCTTGAGTCCAGCCTCCGCAGCGTG GTCTTCAGACCCCTGAATCCTTGGACAATGGCCATTATGAATGTACTGGCAGAGCTGCATCAGGAACACGACTTAAAG TTGAACCTGAAGTTTGAAATTGAGGTTCTGTGTAAGAACTTGTCACTGGACATCAACGACCTGAAGCCGGGGAACCTGCTGAAGGACAAGGACACACTGAAGAACCTGGAGGAGCAGCTGTCTGCACCAAAGAAGGAGACCAAGCCGCCTGAAGAGATGTTGCCTGTAGGAGGTACTACAG AATCTCTTCTGTTTGCAGCTGCTCCCTCAGCTCCGGCCACTACCACAGCCTGCACCGCTACCGGTCCCCCCACGCCTCAGTTTAGCTACCATGACATCAATGTGTATGCCCTAGCAGGGCTGGCCCCGCacataaacatcaacatcaat ATCCCCCTGTTGCAGGCCCACCCTCAGCTGAAGCAGTGTGTGCGGCAGTCCATCGAGCGCGCTGTGCAGGAGCTGGTGCACCCTGTGGTGGACCGCTCCATTAAGATCGCCATGACCACCTGCGAGCAGATCGTCAGGAAGGACTTTGCACTGGACTCGGAGGAGTCCCGCATGCGGGTGGCTGCCCATCACATGATGCGCAACCTGACCGCCGGCATGGCTATGATCACCTGTAGAGAGCCACTCCTCATGAGCATCGCCACCAACCTCAAGAACAGCTTTGCTGCAGCACTTAGG GCTCCCACCcctcagcagagagagatgatggaggaGGCGGCCGCTCGCATTGCCCAGGACAACTGCGAGCTGGCTTGTTGCTTCATTCAGAAGACAGCCGTGGAGAAGGCCGGTCCCGAGATGGACAAACGGCTGGCCACA GAGTTTGAATTAAGGAAGCATGCCCGCCAGGAGGGCCGGCGCTACTGCGACCCCGTGGTGCTCACCTACCAGGCCGAGCGCATGCCCGAGCAGATCAGACTGAAG GTGGGTGGTGTGGACCCAAAGCAGCTGGCTGTTTATGAGGAGTTTGCCCGAAATGTCCCTGGCTTCCTCCCAAGCAATGATCTGTCTCAGCCCACAGGATTCCTGGCCCAACCAATGAAG CAGCAGGCATGGGCCACTGATGACGTGGCTCAGATCTATGACAAGTGCATTGCAGATCTGGAGCAGCACTTGCATGCCATCCCCCCAGCCCTGGCCATGAACCCACAGACCCAGGCTCTGCGCAGCCTGCTGGAGGCCGTGGTGCTCGCACGCAACTCCCGTGATGGCATCGCCGCCCTGGGCCTGCTCCAGAAG GCTGTGGAGGGCTTGCTGGATGCCACCAGTGGTGCAGATCCAGACCTGCTCCTGCGCTACAGAGAATGCCACCTGCTGGTGCTCAAAGCACTCCAGGATGGACGGGCCTACGGCCCACAGTGGTGCAACAAGCAGATCACCAG ATGCCTGATTGAATGCCGTGACGAGTACAAATACAATGTGGAGGCAGTGGAGCTGCTGATCAGGAATCACCTGGTGAACATGCAGCAGTATGACCTGCATCTGGCACAG TCGATGGAGAACGGGCTGCATTACATGGCAGTGGCATTCGCCATGCAGCTGGTCAAGTTGCTGCTCGTAGATGAGCGCAGCGTGAGCCACATCACAGAGGCCGACCTCTTTCACACCATCGAGACCCTGATGAGGACCAGCGCCCACTCCAGAGCTAATGCCCCAGAAgg GCTGCCCCAGCTGATGGATGTGGTCCGCTCCAACTATGAAGCCATGATTGACCGTGCTCACGGCGGTCCCAACTTCATGATGCACTCTGGGATCTCCCAGGCATCTGAGTACGATGACCCTCCAGGCCTCCGAGAGAAGGCCGAGTACCTGCTGAGGGAGTGGGTCAACCTGTACCATTCTGCAGCCGCCGGCCGGGACAGTACCAAAGCCTTCTCTGCTTTTGTGGGCCAG ATGCACCAGCAGGGCATTCTCAAGACGGATGACTTGATCACGCGCTTCTTCCGTCTCTGCACTGAGATGTGTGTGGAGATCAGCTACCGGGCGCAAGCAGAGCAGCAGCACAACCCTGCTGCCAGCGCAGCCATCATCAGAGCCAAATGCTACCACAACCTGGATGCCTTTGTGCGCCTCATCGCTCTTCTGGTCAAACACTCTGGAGAGGCCACCAACACGGTCACCAAGATCAACCTGCTCAACAAA GTGCTCGGCATTGTGGTCGGTGTTCTGATCCAGGACCATGATGTGAGACAGACGGAGTTCCAGCAGCTGCCTTACCACCGCATCTTCAtcatgctgctgctggagctcaATGCCCCTGAGCACGTCCTGGAGACCATCAACTTCCAGACCCTCACTGCCTTCTG CAATACCTTTCACATCTTGAGGCCTACAAAAGCCCCTGGCTTTGTCTACGCATGGCTGGAGCTGATTTCTCACAGAATCTTCATTGCCAGAATGCTAGCACACACCCCACAGCAGAAG gGTTGGCCTATGTATGCCCAGCTGCTCATTGATCTGTTCAAGTACTTAGCCCCCTTCCTGAGGAATGTCGAGCTCAACAAACCTATGCAAATCCTGTACAAG GGCACTCTCCGTGTGCTTCTGGTCCTGCTCCATGATTTCCCAGAATTTCTGTGTGACTACCATTATGGCTTCTGTGACGTCATCCCTCCCAACTGCATCCAGCTGCGAAACCTGATCCTGAGTGCCTTCCCTCGCAACATGAGACTTCCAGACCCCTTCACCCCCAATCTGAAG GTGGACATGTTGAGTGAAATTAACATTGCTCCACGCATCCTCACTAACTTTACTGGAGTGATGCCCTCCCAATTTAAGAAGGATCTGGACTCCTACCTGAAGACGCGCTCTCCTGTCACCTTCCTCTCTGAGCTGCGCAGCAACCTGCAG GTGTCCAATGAGCCTGGCAATCGCTACAATATTCAGCTGATCAATGCGCTGGTGTTGTATGTGGGCACTCAGGCCATCGCTCACATTCACAACAAGGGCAGCACCCCCTCTATGAGCACcatcacacactctgcacacatgGACATCTTCCAGAACCTTGCTGTGGACCTGGACACTGAGG GCCGCTATCTGTTCCTGAACGCAATTGCCAACCAGCTCCGCTACCCGAACAGCCACACACATTACTTCAGCTGCACCATGCTTTACTTGTTTGCTGAAGCTAACACAGAGGCTATTCAGGAGCAAATCACCAG GGTCCTGCTGGAGAGGCTGATTGTGAACAGGCCGCATCCATGGGGATTGCTCATCACCTTCATTGAGCTCATCAAGAACCCGGCCTTTAAGTTCTGGAGCCACGACTTTGTCCACTGCGCTCCAGAGATCGAGAA GTTGTTCCAGTCGGTGGCTCAGTGCTGTATGGGGCAGAAGCAGGCCCAGCAGGTGATGGAGGGCACAGGGGCCAGCTAG